The Tunicatimonas pelagia genome contains the following window.
CTCTCAAGAATTAGACGCTATTAATCATCAACCCGCTGGGCAAGTTGCTGTTCAGCTTGTTCTCGCATATTGGTGGCCGTGGTATTTTCATTGTTGAGTCCCCACTTCAGCGGCACATCCGAATTAGCTGGGGATACCCGTACGTAGCCCGACATCTCTTGGTGTAGCGCCGAGCAGAAATCAGTGCAGTAGAAAGCAAATACTCCTGGTTTGAAGGGCTTCCACTTTAGGGTGCGAGTCTGTCCGGGCATGACCAACAGCTCCGCATTAGTAGCCCCTTGTACCGCAAAACCGTGCGGTACATCCCAGTCCTGCTCCAGGTTCGTTATGTGGAAATACACTTCATCGTCCATCTTGATGCCTTCAATGTTATCGGGAGCCAGGTGACTACGAATAGCCGTCATATATACGTGTACCTCTTTACCTTCCCGCTCTACGCGGGCTTGTCCTTCCCCTTTCGCCGCTCGGGGGTGCCCATTATCTTCAATCCGGTAGAACTTCTTTACGTTAGGCACAATTTTCCCCGCCGAAATAGCCTGAGCGTAGTGTGGCTCGCCTTTGGTAGGGAAATCCAGCACCAGCTTCATTTTTTCGCCGCTAATATCAAACAACTGAGCACTGTGGGCTAATTCCGGCCCGGTAGGCAGATAACGGTCTTTGGTGATTTTGTTCATGGCTACCAGGTACTTTCCTTCCGGCTTGCGCGTTTCCCCTCCCGGAATCACCAGGTGACCGGGTGAATAAAAAGTAGATTGACGATCTAGCACTTCCAGACTTTCTACGTCCCACTTTACTACTTCCGAGGAGATAAAGAATGTCGTATAAGCGTTGCCTTTTCCGTCGAACTCAGTGTGCAGTGGACCTAAGCCGGGCTTCTGCAAAATGCCGTGCAAGCCCGACTCGTAGTTGATGATCGGAATGCCATTGATGTCTCCCGCGAAGTCTTCGCTCTCAATGGCGGCCATCAGCTTGTCAAACGAGTAAATAGACATGTCGGCGGATAGCTTACCGTTACCCACAATGAACTCTCCGGTAGGATCTACGTCGCAGCCATGAGGCGACTTAGGCACCGGAATGAAGTATACCATACCGGGACAATCCTGCGGGTTCAGGATAGTGGTTTCGGTTACTTCAGTAGAATTGACGATGCTGGTGCTCTCGTCCATCAGGTTATGATAAAAGGAAGTTTCCCGAGTTTGGCCTTTTCCCTGCTCTAGGTATTCTTCCGCTTTTTTCCAGTTCACAATGGCCAGCAGGTCTTTATCCTTCTGAGAAGCATTCACTTCCAGCAGCGTGTGTGCCTGCTCGGAGTTGTAGGTGGTCAGAAAGCTCCAGCCGTGGGATTTTCCTTTACCGTTTCGAGCTAAATCATAATTATAGCCGGGCATCTCGATTTGAAACGCTAGTTCCATATGCCCTTCTTCCGGGTCAACCGATACGTAGTTGATCAATCCCTTGAAGTTCTCCTGATAGGTATCAATGCCTACATCTTCTTGAGGAATAGGCACGCTAAAACGAGTACCCGAAACCAGATATTCCGAGTTTTCAGTAATAAAGGGTGCGCAGTGCAGTCCGGCTACATCCGGAATTTCCAGAATTTCTACCGTTTCAAAGGTTGTGAGGTCTACTCGGGCAATACGGGGGGTGTTGTTTCCATTGACAAACAGCCAGCG
Protein-coding sequences here:
- the nosZ gene encoding Sec-dependent nitrous-oxide reductase, which codes for MKTNTIFLTLFFLLVLGAVFLTDCSQRTTQTIVEGDAAQQAYVPPGEYDEFYAFMSGGFSGQVTAYGLPSGRLLKEIPVFSKYPENGYGYSEETKAMFNTSYGEVPWDDSHHIELSQTDGEFDGRWLFVNGNNTPRIARVDLTTFETVEILEIPDVAGLHCAPFITENSEYLVSGTRFSVPIPQEDVGIDTYQENFKGLINYVSVDPEEGHMELAFQIEMPGYNYDLARNGKGKSHGWSFLTTYNSEQAHTLLEVNASQKDKDLLAIVNWKKAEEYLEQGKGQTRETSFYHNLMDESTSIVNSTEVTETTILNPQDCPGMVYFIPVPKSPHGCDVDPTGEFIVGNGKLSADMSIYSFDKLMAAIESEDFAGDINGIPIINYESGLHGILQKPGLGPLHTEFDGKGNAYTTFFISSEVVKWDVESLEVLDRQSTFYSPGHLVIPGGETRKPEGKYLVAMNKITKDRYLPTGPELAHSAQLFDISGEKMKLVLDFPTKGEPHYAQAISAGKIVPNVKKFYRIEDNGHPRAAKGEGQARVEREGKEVHVYMTAIRSHLAPDNIEGIKMDDEVYFHITNLEQDWDVPHGFAVQGATNAELLVMPGQTRTLKWKPFKPGVFAFYCTDFCSALHQEMSGYVRVSPANSDVPLKWGLNNENTTATNMREQAEQQLAQRVDD